In the genome of Neodiprion fabricii isolate iyNeoFabr1 chromosome 4, iyNeoFabr1.1, whole genome shotgun sequence, the window aatatttgacgaaaaaaaaagaagccgATAAGACACTCGTGCAAGGCACAAGATTTTGGTGAGACTATATTTCAAGGGTCGACGTTTATTCAAAAAACTGGGTTTTAAGTATCTCAGGTTTGCGAGTATGTTAGAGTTCATGGGGTCGATAAACTCATATCCAATTcacaacaaaaatattatgacGTAATCAGTACCGATTCCGTTCGATTTTTCTACTAATTCCGTTCATAATCCGTAATATCACCCTGGCAATTAATTCACGTCACTTTGGTCAACCATCCATGCCAAGCTGTGCACTTACGAAAACTGCAAGCCACGGCGGTATCTCCGATAAAGGTTGCAGCCTGCAACCCTTAGTGTAAATTCCGGAAGCCTTGGGGGTATTCTCCCGTAGAAAAGACGGGGTTGTCGTGATCCTCTTGTTCCCAGACGAAGAAGGCAATTAACTCCCCAAACGGCAATtagtgaaattaataataagaatactAATGAAGCTAAATCAACGGTGATGGAAGCCTTCCTGTGAGGCATCCCATTGTGACGTTAATCATTGCGTCTTTGAGTCTTTAAATCGTATGTCAATTGGCGCAATTCGTCGTACAGCGCCTTGGTAGGCAATTTAGtcgattatttgaaatttatttaattttaagcAATTAGATATTCCGGACGCATGCATGTATCGCATTTGTGTGTATCTTGACATTGCATCATTCTGTTATTCCGGTCGCATACAACGATTTAGACGCGAGTCGATCTTCTTGTCAAACTTTCCAACCGACCTacgagaaaaatatacaatgaACATACTGGGCATATCTTATACCAACACACGCGCAATTAGTAGCCACAGTTACTGTTAAAACAAGCtgttgataattataatattgtaaacTCCAAGTGAAAAGTATAAAGTACAGGGTACATCACGCGTACCGCATGCAACATTTCCGCTTACTTATTATATCCAACGTTTCGGCTGTCCGGGTATTATCTACATCCATGATTCGAAGCTATACTTGACGATAGATAAACTTGACATCTAACTCCGCACTGCCTGGCTGATTCTCGTTGTCCGGCCACCAGGAATGAAGACGCGTACCTTATACCTGCATTAAATTGTGCAGCGGAATTGGTATGGCACGAGATGCAGCTACAGATAGAGTAGGGCGTTGTAAGCGAGGAGGAGGGAGGAGGGAGAGTGATGGAACGTGAGAGGAACGATCACTAAAGGGGAGAGAATGGCGAAGATTATCCACGCGAACGAGTGAGCCCACGCACATCTCAGATTATATTCTCATTAACTTGATCATCCTGGGAgagattaatttttgaaaaaaaaaagttctggAAAAGGAACGAGTGAACGAAAATAAATGGCCGTGCTGTACCTTGATCATAGTGTGCCTTGAAACATGTCGTCGATTTCGACGTGTAGTGGAtgttgattaaagaaaacgcGATACTTTGCTATCAATAGTCAGATACCATGAACTTCTTACCTGAACGTTGATTACATACTTCGTCATCTTGACGTGTAACGTGATTTAAAGATTTGAGCATCAAAAACCAACTGTTTTGTGACTCAGTTGTATATTTTCAACGGTCTAATGAATTACATTTTCGGAGATCTATTTACCCGACGAGACACATATACACTTAGTGAGTATAGTGTACAATTCATGTCAGATACGAACGATATTAATAACCTCCTTAAATGCACACATTGCTTGTTGACAGATCATACCCTCTTGAACCTTGGAACGTTATTTCCACGTAAACTAAtcttttttgtcgtttttttttttttagattatttATCAGTGTGCCAAAAAAATATAGGGTTGGAATAACTCGGTACACCGATCCTTCAAATAATACGATACAGATACTTGATAAAAATCTTGGTATATCTAAATAAAGAACATTCATGCAGTAACTCAGACAAGAAAAATCGTCACCTTTCTAGCCCCGAATCAAGttaaagacaaaaataatgattaaccgctaaatttacaataattagtTTGCAATAAATCTCACTTGACGCATCGTATTTCAAGGTACACGAGGGTATTATAACTCTGTGCACATTTCATTTccttgttttcaaatttcgtcaCAAAAGAATCAAGCTGTTTGAACAAATAAATGGAGATACGTTTTATTACGAAAAGATTGCTCTTCCAGATGATATCAATTTcgtatcaaaattttataaacccCAAATTTTACagtggaaaatcgaaaaagcGTCCCGAGGTATAACATTTTCCCCTACTTTTACGGGGTATCGCCGCATGGATCGTAATCGGTTTATCAGAAACCCGTACGCTAGGAAGCGACAACGAGTCAACGAGCCGCCGAGTCGTTGAATCGTTGAGTCTGAATCGGCATCTCGTTGAATCACCAGCAGCTCCGAAGCACTCGGCGTCTGACAAAGATTAACGATTGCTTTATTGGCCGCCTAAAACGTCGTTTGTTCCCGTCGAGGCAACTTTTCTCTGACCACTCTGTTTTCGGGATCCCTTTTCTACTCGTGCGCACAATTATCTCCGTAGTCACCGTCGTTCAACTACGGCAGGCAAGAAAGTTTTCGTTCCTGGGGTGGAGTGGAAAAGTAACGGgaatattttaacatttttataaaaatctgaGCACCTTAGAGTCACGCCATTGACGTCGAACCAGTCGAAGAGACCAGCACGAAGGTTCGTTAAATCGAGTCTCGTAATGTCGACTAATTCGACATGATTCATTTAAATCGTTGAGCAGTGGCGAAAAACGAAATTCAAGAATTACGTCTCACAGATCTTCGAACCTTTCGGTAGACGCTGAATCTTTCCTTTGCCAAGTCTTGGCATGAAATCTGGCTTCGatacaataaataaagataaaataataattatcggcAGTTTCGATTTCTACGGGTTAGCAAACCCGTAGAGCCCGTGAAGTTCTTCGATCTGATCATTTCAGCAAATATATTTGCGCGAACGCCAGCGCCGCAAGAACCCTATGCCAGAAATAATGATATGCTCTACTAACGAGATACGACGATTTCGTGCTGTGGGAAGAATGCCGGTAAATTCCTCGCGAGTTTCATGTATAGTAAAATTATTCTTGGAAATAAAGAATCACGTGTTTGTATAGTGCACGCATGCGCGGTTCCGTAACGCGACGTCATGTAATCGGGCCCAAAGCAGACACACCGGTGGCGATAGAACGTAGCCTGCCACCGTTATACGAAATATGAGAGAGAGGGAATCACGAAGACCAGAGACTGGAGAGAATCAGAGGCCCACGATGTAACTCGAGTCGGTATTCGAGCAACGAACGTTTCCACCTAGTCAAAGCCGTTTCCATCACTCGACTGGTTCCTGTCAAATTGGGGCACAATTGTCGCCTTGACTGTTCCTAATTTTCTCCGAACTTCAGCCTCACGCCACATCGATCGTACTCGATATTTATCATTCTACGAAAATTGGGCTGCAGCAAAGGAGTTTTTTAGTTTCAGGTTTCTCGCTCGACAActgctgaaattttcaatacacgTAGGTATGAAAAGTAGTGTCCcctaattttcgaaaacgctTGGCGCTTAAAAGGTCTTTCAAAAATCTGTCACTTTAGCCGATCAGGTAAGCGGTTGTCGCAGGCCGAGCGTACTTGGGATAGAAACCGCAGTAAGTGCATGAAGATTGCTCCATGTCTACTATTAATTTTCAGTACATACGTCATGCATGAATTTGCAAGTCCCACCTGATTACGAAGTTCGGTGAGACCCGACCTGCACGGATATTGTTAGGCCCTATCAGCCAGATTGAACAACTTGCGGGACCTTAACGAACCAGTTTCCACAAAGCGCACACCGTTGTATAGCCGTGCAAGCGTGCCACGCGCGTGTAGGCGTACCCGCATACCGAGCGCGTAATATGGATCGGCACCGGTCCTCGATTAATTAAGTCCtttaataaattgtaaaaataaggCGTCCGCGCCGCGGCAGCTCACACACACGACATACGGAGCGGAGGTGAGAGAGATGACGCTCTCCCGGGGTCCGTTTGGGCCCGCGAAATCTGTTCCCCGGCGTGCAAGCTGGGAGTTCGCGAACGCACACTCTTCGCTGGTTTTCGACTTACTTTTATTTTGTCTGTGCTGTACGGTGCTTGCCCGAGCTCGCggcgctgctgctgctctAAGGGCGAAAATGGTTCATGGCCGTTCCCCGCACAAGCCTCTCCGctacttctacttcttctccttctccttattccttcttcttcttcttcttcttgttcttctttctctttttctcacaGCCATGCACGCCGAGGTTCTGCAGCCACCGCGAATCCCGTGCCGTGATACGCCAGACCTGACCCTGCGggttttcttttattcgatTAACGACTATTTGCTCCAGGACGATCATGTTGTGAAACATtcgataacaataacaaccTCTGACGCTTCACCTGCACTTAGTATCGTGGACCTTTTTATAATCTCTTCGGACTTCGTTGATCATCGCGGATGAGCCTGGGAAAGTGCGGCGATTACGTCTAAAAGACAAAGGAAATGATAAAAGGATAATGCCACAGGAAACCCGATAGCCGAAGAGTACTTCAAATTTAATAACGCAATCCCACATGGCAGTATCAACTGTTTGTGTAGTGTGGATTGTACGAAATATTACCTTTCAGTAACTCGATACTGTAATAACAAGTAGATGGAATTTCTCTTTAACTAATAACTGCAAACCACGAGCCAACAAACcttaaattatatatttatatcagaTATTACAATAACGGTTGATACACTGGTTTTCGACTCAAAAAATAGCCAATCTATTCTACCTTTAAAAAAATCCGTCCAGCTGTGCTAAACCGTGAATCTTGTTCCGTGCAGACGCTTGATCTTTGGTTGTGCACGATCACTTGATCAGCTTGCATTAcataaaatctgaaaatagtAGCCAATCAAAAAAGAAGGACAATATGCGTAGCGAATACTCAAAGAATTTCCAGCAATTATCAGAGCTACGCTGATGAACTAGTCATTTTTTTCGAGGTGCTATTTCGCGACTAGTGAAATAATCACTAGTCAGAAGATTTCACCCGGTGccatatatataatcatatgaTCTCGATGATCTTCATTCACATAATGGGATCGGCATCGAACTAGTGAATTCGCGGGTTAATCAGGCCCCGAATTTTCGTCGGATTGATCCAGGCGTGTCAAGGAGCCTGTGTTCCCGCTTGGCTTCACGGGCACATCTCGAGATGTCAAATGGAGGCTTGAACAATTCAAAGTGAAGTCCAGAGCGACGCTAACCCCGGGGCAGCAGCCGCGACCCTCCTGCCCTACCGTCGCGGGTCGGTCCTTCTTGTCCTTAGCGACATCCTTCGGCTTCGCTGCGGATCTTCCTTCCTCGCCTTCCTCCTGGCCGTGGTACCTCATCGCAATCCTTATTACATGCGTTACCTCCGGACTCGGGCTTCGTGACGATCGCCGGATTTCCGTCTTCTTGCGAATATTTATTCGCAGATTGTTCGAAACCTCTGAACAAGTGCAGTCCTTGCGTTGGTTCCCGTTGGCTTTTCGGGTCGACCTTCTTGACCTTCCTGTTGAATAACCGGGCCCTGTTCGGAGACAATACAGTGACAATCCAGATGGTGGGATATATAGGAGAAAAGAATCACGGAGAAAGGAGAATTTACGGACCTTCAATTATCCTCCGGGTAGATTCCTCGAGATCCGTGAACTCTCTCGAACACTTTGATGAGGATCCTTTGTTTCGCTTTGATCTTTGAGTTTCCGTCTGACCTCTGACGGCGACAACCTTTCTCAGAAGCTCATCCATGATGTCGTCCTTGTCATAGCTATTGCCGTCGAGTGTTCTGGCCGACTCTTGAGATTGGCATCGAGAGATCGCCTGGGAGTCGATCAGGGGTATCGGAGAATCGGGAAGCTGtagcgaggtgatggtaagaAATGCCGGAGCGTCATCTTTCATACGGTCGAGCCACTGCGTCACGCTACGATAGCTATTGAAGTAAAAATCCTATATAATTATCGAGGGCAATAAAATCGTCGAGGTTCCCTGCCTGCAACAGATCGGTTTACCTAATTTACATGGCGACTTTTCGCCTGGTCAAGCACCGATCCGATACCGGTCGTAGacaaaaaattagaagcaaGGTTGACAAATTGCTCGAGATAAGTGTTTGACGGTTCAAGAGGGAAAGAAATGCGAGTGAAAATGGAACATCGATATAATATGTAAAGCTTATACCCCACGCGATATTCGTCGTCGAGGaccttatatttttttgtcttcttcaCCAAAGGCAAGAAATTGgagtgtatatttttatcgcacCTGcgaaacgttaaaaaattgcatCGAAGCTGCTAGCCTTGTACAGCCACTGCTGTTATGGTCAGCTTCGAAATATTATAACAGGCTAGTCGGGACTGTGTGGAGGGGATCGGCAATCGAGATTAAGTACAAATACCAACTGGGGTAGCCATTATTGATGTCTGTTATACACAAGGCGTTACTTTGGTGAGCTGCAACTCAATTTTCCAAGCGGTCCGATTTTGCATTCTCAAACATCACAGCCACGAAGTTGTCTATGCGATTCGAAATTCAAGGCATCCTAGCTGTGATAAGACCGAAGGTACCTGTAACGTAGGCTAATGATCACCTCATATATTGTTACGTAGAAACTTTTACAGACAAAGGGCATCTGCATGATCTGGCCTGATCAGTTTACACGAGTTACGAAACCATTAAATTTTACTACACTTAATTATAGACTTGAAGCGACTCGTACGATTGCCGAGTCAGCGAAACAAGTTGCCAGCATATAAATCCACAGAGCGAAACCTGATATAATTCTTGAGATTCGTACTGCAtaatttattgacaaaaaaaaaaaatacagtttcttTTACACAtagcaaaaataaattctggGCTCAACGAGGCTTGAACAGATCAAAGCCGTCGACAAGGATTATTATTTGCATCACAGTAATTAACTGCCTGTATATTCGACATCGGTATATTAACCAGAGAATGaaaagatatacatataataaaggGAAGTGAAAAAGAGTGTGGGAGAAGTGAGAATTCGGTTCGCCCGCTTGTTTAAAATTCACCGCGTGTTACCTTGACGTTTTCCGCGCTGGTCCAATCAGCGGCGGGGAAGGCCTGCGCCGCGGATAGCAGACGTGACGCGCTGGCGATGACCGAGACCGGTCTTTCGCGTCTCTTGGATCCTCAAGGGTCAGCCGTCGAATGTAGAGGCCCGGGACCTCCTCCGCAAGAAGTTGTCTCCCTCCGTACGAAGCCACAGTGATCACTGACCACCAACTCCTACGTGGTCTACCTTCGTTCCCTTTATTCCTACCGAGTTCACCACTAACATTACGCGAACTCCGCTAACAGTTGGTCGGATATCTGGCTTGCGGCACTGTTATAGATCATTCATTCAGCTCAAGACTTCCTTGGCCCTCGCCATGCcctgtgaaataaaatacaggTTCAAAGGATTGAGCATTTTGAAACATTGTCTATCGACAATACGTCAATGGATTATTGATTCAAGTGTTAGAGGAAACTTTAAGCTATAAGCCTATTATTTATAATGACCCATCAATGACACTTGGTCGTTGGATTAATGCCAATTGCCTGGGTGTTGCTTTGATGTATAAGTCGTCCGTTCATCAACTAAACGAAGTCTTGTGGGGGTAGCCGGACACATTTTCAACTGAAGAATCGGACCTTCAATGGACATGCAAGTTGAGAATAATCATCTTGTTGTACTAACGAATAATCTGCATCTGTTCATCTTCAAGTGATTATCGTCAATCGCGGATGAGCAATAACATGAAATCAAATCATTACAAATACCGTTTGAAAAGATGTTTGATTGCCAATAAAGTTAACTTGCAGGATCTTTAATTTAATAACAGAGGGAACAACCAAAGCAGACCCACACGTCCATATACAGACAGCTAGGCACGGTAACTCGGCGTAACTTGGAGGGGTTATAAGTGAAGTTTTAGGTCAGTTTTGAAGTCTGGTTCACGTGCTATGCCGCACTGCGCCTGTGGCGTGCAACCGGACTGACACACCAGCATGCTGCTTGCAAAACACAAACTTCCAACCTCACGATTCCTCCGCGTTGCGTCAGTTGCGATGATTTTCTCCGTCACAAGTTTACACACTCCATGCACGTGTGTGTTTATACCTAAAATGTGGGTAACGTCAATTCACGAAAGGCTGAAACACCCATTTTCACCTCCGAAACAGCGTCGTGATATCCTTGCAACTATACGGCGGTTACCCGGTTGTTTCCTCAACTGTAAGAACCTCGCTTCGTCATGACTAATGCCGGGGCGAACCAATCGTACTGAAAGCAAGACTCGGGTTGATATTAGCCGATTTCCCACAGACACCTTCTTCTTAAAATATGTTCAATATATGTTGAAGACCACAACTGATGATTTATTTCTTTGCTTCAACGCAACAAGACCTGTCGCGAGAAGGCTTGCGTATGCCGGAGGATTCCGGCCGCTTGATCCTCTGGGAGAAACCGAGTTTAAACCTTGTTTAGCGaactattttgaattttagtaTTTTCGGTTGGCCGCTGCCAAGGTGTGGGATAGATTAGTTACGTCTCTTATGTAGCTGTCAGCTAGTTGCCGCGGGCGGTGAGCCGAACCGCCCGTAGCCATTGCTGCTGCCgccgacaacgacgacgacgacgacgacgacgacgtctgAGTCACAGAGCTTCGCTGGACCACCGGGGTGTCGGTTCAGCCAGGATAAATATGTAATGTAGACCTGCCGATCGAAGATAAACGGATTTGGGTATCGCGGTTACGCGCCGCGTTCCCCTGCATGCTGTGTAAATTCGGCATGTAACCCCGCGACGGTGAATTGGCGAACGAATTGATCTAACGTGGTGGTTGCCTTTCAGGAAAAATTACCAACGAAAAGAATGGCACGGAAAAACATGTTCATTGGTCGTTTTCAACAGGCATTGACGATGTTGTCGAgatggattgaaaaaaacgtcgaaatttcacatttcatgTGGGTACCTATTGCAGCAATTTGTTACGCATGAGAATGATAAAATTGTGTGCACATCATAATATCTTCATTAATCAATGTCTTAATCAATCAAATATAGCTGCTTCATGAAAGCTATTAGCGagatttaagaaaaaagaaacagggtgggaagaaaaaaatccgtGCCAAGTTTGGCTGCACATATTCGGTCAAAAATTCGTTCACATGTGTTGGAATGCCTTAATTCTTGGTCAAAGTAGACCGCGGGCTGATCCGTGCGAGACGTCGTCGTATATAGTCGGCTCTTCGAGGAATATGTTTACATTAACCGAGAGCGAAAaagcgtaaaaataaaatacgcgAACCGCTTAACGAGTTTGGCTTTCGTTCTTCTCATTTCCTTCGTTCTCAACTCCTCTTTTTAGCCCCCCCGCTCTATGCGTGACCAACTGCACCTCACACTCGCGTGCACCCGCGCTCTCACGCGTTCCCACACGTCAGCGAGCACACGAACGAACGCTTGCACACGCCTTTCCTAAACCGTGTTCCTGAAGCCTGATATCCGACGAGGTTTCGCCGTATGTTTTATCGCCGCGGgcaaattcttttttattacatctgaTGAGTTTTCTCGCcgttcgctcgccgtttcatggaaatggaaaaacaTTACGACTGCCCGCCGGAATACCTCCACCGCTATGTACCGACAGAGAGACGCGTTTTGGCATCGTTGCAATTGTCGTGGATTATTAAATCTCTTTCAAATTATCCGCGCCTGTTAGCACGTCTCGTCTGTCTGCAGGATTACGCCGAGATTATGAGCCGCGGGGATTAATTAGCTTACGCGGAATTTCGGTGTAGAGGGGGAGACGACGAACGCAACGGCATTCTTCCCCATCAACAACAACCCCAAAAGCTTGACTACCAGAAATTACTACTAAACAGGTTCCACAAGAATACGAGACAGTTTTATCAAGAAATCGCCAGTTaaagcaaatttatttttcacgccaGTCTCATATTAAGTGTGCTTTTTTAGTGAAATGACCAAGAATTGTCTGCAAAACTTGTCGCTCAGCATCAGCAGATAGACAACCGAAGCTACATTTTGTATTCCTGCACATCCAAAACGTAACTTCGGCTGCCTATTTGCAGGCGTTGGGCTCAATTCGCAAGTCTACGGCCATCTCCGATCGATCATAGCAGGAATTCAATATGGAACCCACCGCCTAACGCCAGCAGATAGGTAACCGAAGCTACATTTTGTATTCCTGCACATCCAAAATGTAACTTTGGTTGCCTATTTTCAGACGCTGGGCTCCATTCGCAAGTTCACGTCATCCCCGATCGATCATGGCAGAAATTCAATATGAAATCCACCACCTAACGCCAGCAGATAGGCAACCTAcgcatttttttgtattcccGCATATGCAAAACGTAGCTTCGGTTGCCTATCTGCTGGCGTTAGGCTACGAGATTTACATTAAATTCCCGGTATAATGGTTCCGAGATGGCGTGCACTCGCGAATTTACGATTTGGTTCTCACAATCAGCGAAACTTCATCACGAAAGATTAACCAGGCGCGGTAAATCATGTGTTATCGATGCGCATTTGAAGGCACGATTCCCACCCCCTATTTGCCGCAATATTACCGTGACTGTACGTGTTACTGTATGTTCGTGGTATGTAGGCTCGTATATCGTTGCGTTACCGCGCTGTGTGTAGAGCGTAGTGCCTTGTGCCGGCGACCTATCGACCTCGAACGAAGTcggaaagagaggaaaaaggagggaaagaagaaagaaaaaaaaatgcgtaatTTCCGAAAGGAAACACGAGGAATCAATAGCTGCGACGCACCTCTCCAGTTTTATAGCCTTTCCCTCCGCAGAAAAGGTCCGCAGCATTACGCTGCCAGAGAATAGAAAGACCGCGTCGCCGTATAAGGTAGATATAATGCAGAAGCGCGAAACCGAAAATCAACCAGACGTATTTTGACCCGGCACTTCCGCCGAAAACTTCATCGTTTGCggtatataatttaaaactGGATATTTCGCGAAACGGCAAAAGATCTGTAATTGCCTGCCAATCAATCGGCAAATATCAAGGGCATGTACTACACGTTAACCTTTCACGTCTTTTCGATTTACAATCTTCGAGACGGACGTCCTTTaacctttttatttttatttttttcttcctcgccACTTCGCGTTTTTTGTCCCCGGTCCTCTTCCCCAATCAACTTTACATACTTTCATTGAAATTCCCGCGGTCCAAATCTCCGGCCAATAAATTTACCAGAGTCCGAcggaaaaaatacgaaaacaatCCGCGATTCTGGCCCACGCGAGATTCCAGAAGTCCCAGCATTGTGCAACCCAGCTAGTCATGCCGTCATACTTATGTACACACGTACAAAAAGGGACCCGTTAACCTCTCATCTAACAAATGAGCCATTCGATTCACCCGCTCTTTGTTCCCCTCTGCACAAGAAGGATTTGAGGTATTTTACGTAGGcacgatatacatataggtatgaCAGCGGTTCGTGTCGTGCAACACATAGTCGTTGCTATTGACAGTTTTATCATGCAGTCTGAGCATGAAGAGTAAGCCGTAACTGTTTATTCTTACAAGAAATTGAACACATGTATAAATGGT includes:
- the LOC124180156 gene encoding uncharacterized protein LOC124180156, encoding MHFRNLKSEHRDLWSIGISANHEGVLESMTLLKQDKRDPNCFRINITLREILQSLTRYRSVTQWLDRMKDDAPAFLTITSLQLPDSPIPLIDSQAISRCQSQESARTLDGNSYDKDDIMDELLRKVVAVRGQTETQRSKRNKGSSSKCSREFTDLEESTRRIIEGPGYSTGRSRRSTRKANGNQRKDCTCSEVSNNLRINIRKKTEIRRSSRSPSPEVTHVIRIAMRYHGQEEGEEGRSAAKPKDVAKDKKDRPATVGQEGRGCCPGVSVALDFTLNCSSLHLTSRDVPVKPSGNTGSLTRLDQSDENSGPD